Proteins encoded by one window of Salvia splendens isolate huo1 chromosome 5, SspV2, whole genome shotgun sequence:
- the LOC121804497 gene encoding 8-hydroxyquercetin 8-O-methyltransferase-like produces MASSSKDLLEAQAHVWNHIFSYINSMALRAAVELRIPDAIHKHGKPITLSQLADALCIDKEKSHGLYRLMRILVHSKFFDKVTISDQEAYSLPRASRLLIRDDPLSLVPLALTLTDPAFIEPFHHMSEWFRDDCPSAFITTNGMDHWEFAAKDEKWNQRYNEASGADARFVGSLLVKECQHIFEGLKTIVDVAGGSGEVVKALTGAFSGLKCIVLDLPHVVARMEGSENVRFVSGDMFEFIPPADAVFLKWIINAWKDEDCIKILGKCKEAIAESKINGKKVIIVDMVVDEEKQPQEVTETHLLMDVLMLAHYPGKERTEREWAKLFATAGFKNYKITPTLGVRSIIEVFP; encoded by the exons ATGGCATCATCCTCCAAAGATCTTCTTGAAGCTCAAGCTCATGTTTGGAACCACATTTTCAGCTACATAAACTCCATGGCACTAAGAGCTGCAGTTGAGCTACGCATACCCGACGCCATCCACAAACATGGCAAACCTATCACACTTTCTCAACTGGCCGATGCCCTCTGCATCGACAAGGAAAAGTCCCATGGCCTCTATCGCCTCATGCGAATTCTAGTCCACTCCAAGTTCTTCGACAAGGTCACCATCTCCGACCAAGAAGCTTATTCTCTCCCTAGAGCTTCACGTCTCTTGATAAGAGATGATCCACTGAGCCTTGTGCCACTTGCACTTACCCTCACTGATCCGGCCTTCATTGAGCCGTTCCATCATATGAGTGAATGGTTTCGAGACGATTGTCCCTCTGCGTTCATTACCACAAATGGGATGGATCATTGGGAGTTTGCAGCCAAAGATGAGAAATGGAATCAACGGTATAATGAGGCCTCTGGCGCTGATGCACGCTTCGTGGGCAGCTTACTCGTGAAAGAATGCCAACATATTTTTGAGGGGTTGAAAACGATTGTGGATGTCGCTGGTGGCTCGGGGGAGGTGGTCAAGGCGTTGACCGGGGCATTCTCCGGGTTAAAATGCATCGTGCTAGACCTGCCACATGTCGTTGCTCGCATGGAAGGCTCGGAGAATGTGAGGTTTGTTAGTGGAgacatgtttgaattcattCCTCCTGCTGATGCAGTTTTCCTCAAG TGGATAATAAACGCCTGGAAAGACGAAGATTGCATCAAAATACTAGGAAAATGCAAAGAAGCAATAGCTGAGAGcaaaataaatggtaaaaaggTGATTATTGTGGACATGGTTGTGGATGAGGAGAAGCAACCTCAGGAGGTAACTGAAACTCATCTGCTCATGGATGTGCTCATGTTGGCTCATTATCCAGGAAAAGAAAGAACTGAGAGAGAATGGGCAAAGCTCTTTGCTACTGCTGgcttcaaaaattataaaatcactCCTACTTTAGGAGTGAGGTCCATAATTGAGGTGTTTCCATGA
- the LOC121804498 gene encoding DNA damage-repair/toleration protein DRT102-like codes for MAQINSTANNRPLKVIAGADNFNSSLKDALVAQLRSLNIEVEDLGTSKYYSIGEEIGRRVSEAAKSNSATETRGLVACGTGVGVAIFANKFPGVYAATCLTPAEALNARSINNCNVLAVSSNSTSPEVAADILTAFLNTPFKSPCPASGSDPWPAEIQSFLDGSVAEMAEIGGGNAPAVDPPCFICYLAKSRQEKDYKPIDVMPGGSMIILRETPTTAIVRFKAGSVEPAHHHTFGNDLVVMKGKKCVWNLTKKEKYVLVDGDYLFTPAGDVHRVKYFEDTEFFIKFDGPLDLFLDEDLAAAIAAIDAEIKD; via the coding sequence ATGGCGCAGATCAATTCGACGGCCAACAACCGCCCCTTGAAAGTCATAGCCGGAGCAGACAACTTCAACAGCAGCCTCAAGGACGCGCTGGTCGCTCAGCTCCGCTCCCTCAATATCGAAGTCGAAGACCTCGGCACCTCCAAATACTACTCCATCGGCGAGGAAATCGGCCGCCGCGTCAGTGAAGCCGCCAAATCTAACTCCGCCACCGAAACCCGTGGCCTGGTCGCCTGCGGCACCGGCGTCGGCGTCGCCATATTTGCCAACAAATTCCCCGGAGTCTACGCCGCCACCTGCCTCACCCCCGCCGAAGCCCTGAACGCCCGATCCATCAACAACTGCAACGTCCTCGCCGTCTCCAGCAATTCCACCTCGCCGGAAGTCGCCGCCGATATCCTAACCGCTTTCCTCAACACGCCTTTCAAATCGCCCTGCCCTGCTTCCGGATCCGATCCGTGGCCAGCCGAGATCCAGTCGTTCCTCGACGGATCCGTCGCGGAGATGGCGGAAATCGGCGGTGGAAACGCTCCAGCCGTCGATCCGCCGTGTTTCATATGCTATCTGGCGAAATCTCGCCAGGAAAAGGATTATAAGCCTATTGATGTGATGCCTGGTGGATCGATGATAATTCTGAGGGAGACGCCGACAACGGCGATCGTAAGGTTTAAGGCCGGCAGCGTGGAGCCGGCGCATCACCATACGTTCGGGAATGATCTGGTGGTGATGAAGGGGAAGAAGTGCGTGTGGAATCTGACGAAGAAGGAGAAGTACGTATTGGTGGATGGGGATTATCTGTTTACGCCGGCGGGAGATGTGCACAGGGTCAAGTATTTCGAGGATACTGAGTTCTTCATCAAGTTTGATGGGCCTTTAGACTTGTTTCTGGATGAAGATCTGGCTGCTGCAATTGCCGCCATTGATGCTGAAATCAAGGATTGA
- the LOC121804495 gene encoding 8-hydroxyquercetin 8-O-methyltransferase-like isoform X2 — protein MDNTNEKIKKIELNQARMASSSEDLLDAQAHVWNHILSYINSMALRYAVELRIPDAIHKHGKPITLSQLADALCINKQKSHGLYRLMRILVHNKFFDKVSISGQEEREEAYSLTRVSRLLLRDDPSSLAPFALAQTDPIYIDPFLHMSEWFRDECPSAFFTKNGMDIWEFAAKDGIMNQGFNEAMASDARFVGSILVRECKHVFEGLKTMVDVAGGTGEVAKAVAGAFPGLKCIVLDQPHVVAGMEGSENVKFVGGDMFEFIPPADAVFLKWTLHDWGDENCVKILRKCKEAIVESKINGKKVIIVDIVVDEEKQPQEATETHLFMDLLMLAHCPGKERSEKEWAKLFAAAGFKL, from the exons ATCTTCTTGATGCTCAAGCTCATGTTTGGAACCACATTTTGAGCTACATAAACTCCATGGCTCTAAGATATGCGGTTGAGCTACGCATACCCGACGCCATCCACAAACACGGCAAACCTATCACACTTTCTCAACTGGCCGATGCCCTCTGCATCAACAAGCAAAAATCCCATGGCCTCTATCGCCTCATGCGCATTCTAGTCCACAACAAATTTTTCGACAAGGTCAGCATCTCCGGCCaagaggagagagaagaagcTTATTCTCTCACTAGGGTTTCACGTCTCTTGTTAAGAGATGATCCATCAAGCCTTGCTCCTTTCGCACTTGCCCAGACCGACCCAATCTACATTGACCCGTTCCTTCATATGAGTGAATGGTTTCGAGACGAATGTCCCTCTGCATTCTTCACCAAAAATGGGATGGATATATGGGAGTTTGCAGCCAAAGATGGGATAATGAATCAAGGGTTTAATGAGGCCATGGCTTCTGATGCACGCTTCGTGGGAAGCATACTTGTGAGAGAATGCAAGCATGTTTTTGAGGGTTTGAAGACGATGGTGGATGTCGCAGGAGGCACAGGGGAGGTGGCCAAGGCCGTGGCTGGCGCGTTTCCTGGGTTAAAATGCATCGTGCTGGACCAGCCACATGTTGTTGCTGGCATGGAAGGCTCTGAGAATGTGAAGTTTGTTGGTGGAGACATGTTCGAGTTCATTCCTCCTGCTGATGCAGTTTTCCTCAAG TGGACATTGCACGACTGGGGAGACGAAAATTGCGTTAAAATACTGAGAAAATGCAAAGAAGCAATAGTTGAGAGTAAAATCAATGGTAAAAAGGTGATTATTGTGGACATTGTTGTGGATGAGGAGAAGCAACCTCAAGAGGCAACTGAAACTCATCTGTTCATGGATTTGCTTATGTTGGCTCATTGTCCAGGAAAAGAAAGATCTGAGAAGGAATGGGCTAAGCTCTTTGCTGCAGCTGGcttcaaattataa
- the LOC121804494 gene encoding uncharacterized protein DDB_G0271670-like isoform X1, which produces MSGREEIEKMKTLDAAAAAAVEEVRDIAKSYYDSATPQVKEQAELFFNSMDLDGNREINLVEFLSFMRQQGYYKKMQNNSFFEMLDISGRGTLAFMDVITLYYIIKSGRPFCHSCHRFIPGTFFSCVECFNQLGDSFTVCTSCHLNTNNKYHHKHDGRSALFLDNFTLLQATKPHLPITTTTNQEAAHTEPPDVLLSSTTETQQPLLLMGKGDSVSTSTSTSEKKHANSEAANTGISITAKTQQPLLLGKGDSASTSTSTSKNGDMKSKKSAASVTVTPAKSVAKTSTPSARIKSSHDRNAIVPAIKPAASISTSTSTSTSTSENDYITSHLTDELYRVVREQTQSPPPSQPQSPSPLVNQLPNVKVNKIESTTSTPNTICVRPPNQQVTWMKAASVALKALDAMVAIGSIAGAVSACTIM; this is translated from the exons ATGAGTGGGAGAGAAGagattgaaaaaatgaaaacactggatgcagcagcagcagcagcagtggAGGAAGTGCGTGACATCGCAAAATCCTACTACGACTCAGCAACACCGCAAGTGAAGGAGCAGGCAGAGCTCTTCTTCAACTCCATGGATCTCGACGGGAACAGGGAGATCAATCTGGTTGAGTTCTTGTCATTCATGAGACAACAAGGATACTACAAGAAGATGCAGAACAACTCATTCTTCGAGATGCTCGACATCTCCGGCCGCGGCACACTGGCTTTCATGGACGTCATCACGCTTTATTACATCATCAAAAGCGGCCGCCCTTTCTGCCACTCCTGCCATCGCTTCATTCCCGGAACGTTCTTCTCCTGCGTCGAGTGTTTCAATCAGCTCGGAGATTCCTTCACTGTGTGCACCTCCTGTCATCTCAACACTAACAACAAGTACCACCACAAGCACGACGGCCGCTCTGCACTCTTCTTGGACAATTTTACCCTTCTTCAGGCCACCAAACCTCATTTaccaattactactactactaatcaG GAGGCTGCTCATACTGAACCACCTGATGTTCTGTTGTCATCAACTACTGAAACTCAACAACCATTATTATTAATGGGAAAAGGTGATTCTGTTTCGACTTCAACTTCCACTTCAGAGAAGAAGCACGCGAATAGTGAG GCTGCTAATACTGGAATATCAATAACCGCTAAAACTCAACAACCATTATTACTGGGAAAAGGTGATTCTGCTTCGACTTCGACTTCGACTTCTAAGAATGGCGACATGAAGAGCAAG AAGTCAGCTGCCAGTGTAACTGTAACCCCGGCCAAAAGTGTAGCTAAGACTTCGACTCCTAGTGCACGTATCAAGAGCAGCCATGATCGAAATGCAATCGTTCCAGCAATCAAGCCG GCTGCTTCAATTTCAACTTCAACTTCAACTTCAACTTCAACTTCGGAGAATGATTACATCACTAGCCATTTGACGGATGAG TTGTATAGAGTAGTTCGTGAGCAGACACAGTCGCCTCCGCCTTCACAGCCGCAGTCGCCTAGTCCTCTTGTAAATCAGTTACCCAATGTAAAAGTCAATAAAATTGAATCTACTACTTCAACTCCCAATACCATTTGTGTGAGGCCCCCAAATCAACAG GTGACGTGGATGAAGGCAGCGAGTGTCGCATTAAAAGCGTTGGATGCGATGGTCGCCATTGGCAGCATCGCCGGCGCCGTCTCTGCCTGTACGATCATGTGA
- the LOC121804494 gene encoding serine-rich adhesin for platelets-like isoform X2, which translates to MSGREEIEKMKTLDAAAAAAVEEVRDIAKSYYDSATPQVKEQAELFFNSMDLDGNREINLVEFLSFMRQQGYYKKMQNNSFFEMLDISGRGTLAFMDVITLYYIIKSGRPFCHSCHRFIPGTFFSCVECFNQLGDSFTVCTSCHLNTNNKYHHKHDGRSALFLDNFTLLQATKPHLPITTTTNQEAAHTEPPDVLLSSTTETQQPLLLMGKGDSVSTSTSTSEKKHANSEAANTGISITAKTQQPLLLGKGDSASTSTSTSKNGDMKSKSAASVTVTPAKSVAKTSTPSARIKSSHDRNAIVPAIKPAASISTSTSTSTSTSENDYITSHLTDELYRVVREQTQSPPPSQPQSPSPLVNQLPNVKVNKIESTTSTPNTICVRPPNQQVTWMKAASVALKALDAMVAIGSIAGAVSACTIM; encoded by the exons ATGAGTGGGAGAGAAGagattgaaaaaatgaaaacactggatgcagcagcagcagcagcagtggAGGAAGTGCGTGACATCGCAAAATCCTACTACGACTCAGCAACACCGCAAGTGAAGGAGCAGGCAGAGCTCTTCTTCAACTCCATGGATCTCGACGGGAACAGGGAGATCAATCTGGTTGAGTTCTTGTCATTCATGAGACAACAAGGATACTACAAGAAGATGCAGAACAACTCATTCTTCGAGATGCTCGACATCTCCGGCCGCGGCACACTGGCTTTCATGGACGTCATCACGCTTTATTACATCATCAAAAGCGGCCGCCCTTTCTGCCACTCCTGCCATCGCTTCATTCCCGGAACGTTCTTCTCCTGCGTCGAGTGTTTCAATCAGCTCGGAGATTCCTTCACTGTGTGCACCTCCTGTCATCTCAACACTAACAACAAGTACCACCACAAGCACGACGGCCGCTCTGCACTCTTCTTGGACAATTTTACCCTTCTTCAGGCCACCAAACCTCATTTaccaattactactactactaatcaG GAGGCTGCTCATACTGAACCACCTGATGTTCTGTTGTCATCAACTACTGAAACTCAACAACCATTATTATTAATGGGAAAAGGTGATTCTGTTTCGACTTCAACTTCCACTTCAGAGAAGAAGCACGCGAATAGTGAG GCTGCTAATACTGGAATATCAATAACCGCTAAAACTCAACAACCATTATTACTGGGAAAAGGTGATTCTGCTTCGACTTCGACTTCGACTTCTAAGAATGGCGACATGAAGAGCAAG TCAGCTGCCAGTGTAACTGTAACCCCGGCCAAAAGTGTAGCTAAGACTTCGACTCCTAGTGCACGTATCAAGAGCAGCCATGATCGAAATGCAATCGTTCCAGCAATCAAGCCG GCTGCTTCAATTTCAACTTCAACTTCAACTTCAACTTCAACTTCGGAGAATGATTACATCACTAGCCATTTGACGGATGAG TTGTATAGAGTAGTTCGTGAGCAGACACAGTCGCCTCCGCCTTCACAGCCGCAGTCGCCTAGTCCTCTTGTAAATCAGTTACCCAATGTAAAAGTCAATAAAATTGAATCTACTACTTCAACTCCCAATACCATTTGTGTGAGGCCCCCAAATCAACAG GTGACGTGGATGAAGGCAGCGAGTGTCGCATTAAAAGCGTTGGATGCGATGGTCGCCATTGGCAGCATCGCCGGCGCCGTCTCTGCCTGTACGATCATGTGA
- the LOC121804499 gene encoding uncharacterized protein LOC121804499, whose protein sequence is MMLDRSGVGFNSDGDWKIECNDDQWAQIVKADSNARYMRYKSWPFYNDWKYIYGKDRAAGLLCEGMTQAFAKMGAAPSPSGGVSSPTGGVPSPMREPHPDVYNVNLEDLYTQEEIQESLNPDTGCESSYKSHTTSNKPNRKRKAGSALESILEAMSKMNEDTNQRLDTLTTRIGYEFDLSAKRTEVSTLLRTVPGLDRKQKFLASDILVKEPERLDLFMGYDDDEKADYLMHILEEKNGK, encoded by the exons ATGATGCTTGACCGTAGCGGTGTTGGGTTCAACTCAGACGGCGACTGGAAGATAGAATGCAACGACGACCAGTGGGCCCAAATCGTTAAG GCTGACTCTAATGCACGCTACATGAGGTATAAGTCTTGGCCATTTTACAATGACTGGAAGTACATCTACGGGAAGGATCGTGCAGCCGGTTTGCTGTGCGAGGGCATGACTCAAGCTTTTGCTAAAATGGGAGCTGCCCCTTCTCCGTCTGGTGGTGTCTCTTCACCAACTGGTGGTGTTCCTTCTCCCATGCGTGAGCCTCATCCTGATGTGTACAATGTCAATCTGGAGGATTTGTACACCCAAGAGGAGATCCAAGAAAGCCTCAATCCAGATACCGGATGTGAAAGCTCTTACAAAAGCCACACTACATCGAACAAACCTAACCGTAAAAGGAAGGCAGGGTCTGCATTGGAATCAATCTTAGAGGCGATGTCAAAGATGAACGAAGACACGAACCAGCGTCTAGACACTTTAACAACCCGTATCGGGTATGAGTTTGACCTAAGTGCTAAGCGCACTGAAGTTTCAACACTGCTGCGCACCGTCCCAGGTTTGGATAGAAAGCAAAAATTCCTTGCTAGCGACATACTTGTGAAGGAGCCCGAGAGGCTTGACCTTTTTATGGGATACGACGATGATGAGAAGGCCGACTACCTCATGCATATCCTTGAGGAAAAAAATGGTAAGTGA